From Juglans regia cultivar Chandler chromosome 9, Walnut 2.0, whole genome shotgun sequence:
AATCAAGAAACTACCCAATCTGGGAGaccaaacagaaaaataaaggagGCGTATAGCTTAACAGTAGAGAAATcctattcaaaacaaattactaCCTCAaaacatatctaataaaataataacaataaaatagtaataataataataataataaaatcacactTTTGGGGTCTGGATGTTACAAGTTGTTCCTGGGAGCTCGTGATGAAGTGTGGGCACATGGGCTTGTCGATGGCCGTAGGTGGATAGAGGACCACCTCTTGGGGAGTCTGGAACTATGTTCGAGGCCGGGGAGTCTCccatgccaaagttagtaagtgTTCTTAGaggtttgtaaataagtaaatgaGTCTAAGGATTACAGAGAGTAGTCTCGTACCAAGGACCTGCTATTTATACTAGAAGCCTAGGGGAACAGATCGTGACTGCTCCCATGGAGTCCTCATTCTTCATATTGTTTCTTATGTCAGAGTCTTTTAATGCAGTGTGACTGTAATGCCCTGGTCCCAGATGGGTCTGAGAGTTacctcttaacacttaaaatcatatgtcattgtacaaatgtaaactccaattcctcatttactcatagacctcattgctttaaaccatctactccaaaataaataactaagattatgacgaaatctcaatataaaagtCAACTTCCCAAAGTACAAAGTCAATAGAGCAAAACGAAACTATTCAATGAAATTCTCCATTAATAAGTACCCATTTTGTATTTAATAGACTATGCTCACAAAGCCTTACCCATGCTTCATATTCTTTAACCTTCACTGAAGTacccaaaatatctgaaaaatgttgtggagataaggggtgagttatcaacaactcagtaagtagaggacatatgctagcatgcaaacatgagcatttacaatgTACagtatgtagaacaaaatattttacagagttatcatgcataacaaaacatattttcaaaagtaacagagcgatgattttaagacaagtaaaacctaaagtactttggcataacataacttgagcatcatcatcacatcaaaacagagcatcttccagagcagagaccatatttcacccttgtggtagggttatgctaACTCTGGTGGCCAAAccgggcagagacagaggtgaaatatttcccttattcttctcagagccgcgagtgtgcacacaggaaagatcacaacaaaaccactttgtttccaaagtgggtgcactcagacacaaaaaagttggtaccaacccaaacagagaaGAGCATAATAGAGTAGAGCAGAGACAAAGCCAGATACAAAattagtacaccatgccaaaggttttcagatgctatatcaaaataaaacagagtaccaaaacataatcagatcctTCTCTCATACTGAAAACACAAGTCGgagcatttttttaaatcaatgcataatttttcagattctcaatatcgcactttttcatatttcagaaacaacatgacaaaatttagctcatgtttacacaatgcatgtcagaaattatttttcctttttcgtacagatttcatgagtaatgcatataagcgactgaggttggttttttccaaattctcatttcatcataaaatatgcaaagttttcagagaGTCAACTTCAGcctcaataatttatataaaacctagcataggaaccccgcttacctgaactttttagcttttctaaATCTTTCCATAATTATGCCTAATGAATACCAATTGTCACCTATACGGAATATTAAAtgttactaaacttctaaaagaatTGCTAAAGTTCTCCATCTACTTAAATTCATAATACGAAAATGGCTTTGATAACTGTATAGttttcaaaaatctaaaaaaaatatatattatcattaaaaataatcttagcttatcataatataattttatcatggcaaaacaacttaaactCATTTCGAAAATTAATCATAATCATAATTAATGCTCATATCTcgataaactattattaaaacactAACTTAATACTGCCGACATATAATCTAGTAGGaagtcataaatttcttaatcaatattaagtcataaaatattcttaataatgcttatattaaaaatcatcgtaaattactaatcatatctaatttaaaactatccaagatttatttcatataaaaggctttaaagtgtttttaaaaaaaaaataattttaaacacttaaaattttctaccaaaattaaaccataaaattaatacccgataatataattaaagtctttaaatattttctatgacaAGGGTGTTTagggaaataaaaatatatacaagggctttttgggtcactataataaataagaCATTTTCCAGCGCtgaaaatcgccgcaaataaggcTACTTTTCGCTGGTGTTAGTTTATTTcagcgatttttaaatcgccGCAGGTTCGACGatatcctaaagccattttagCTCTATTTCatcgattttaaaaattctcCACAATAATGATTATTTGCAGCGATAAAATGTTGCCAAAAAACGTATAAAAAAACGCCACAATTGGTGGTATCAGGTTCCAACATGATCGCCGAAATTTAACAATACCAACAACTATTTACGTCGCAAATGCTCACTTAATCGCCTCAAGTGATCCATGTTATAACAAGCGATATCAAACTATTGCCACTAATTTTTCTTTGCCGCGAATCCTGATCGTCGCTAATGTCAACTTATTCGCCATAATTATCTTCGCCCATTTTCAACGATACTCATATTCGTCACATTTGAAGCTTTTACAATGGTGGAGTAATCATCGCAAAAGGATTTTTGCCACCGCTAAAATTTAACTGCAATGATTACGATTGTTGTCGCCATAAACATCGTCTTGTACAAGTACTCTTTTCCGAAGCTTAAAACTCGCCATAGTTGAGGTTTTGTATCGACTATTTAATTCGCCACAGTGTAGACTATATTCAGTCACACTATTTCCGGTGATCAAATAATCGCCGCAAAAggttctttgatttttttttttcccactacACCTAGAGACGTTGGCTGGGCTTCATTTGCACACTTCATCTAATGGAATACAGTTTATTtgattaacaatatatttatcttattccaAGTCTGTCacttaaacaatattaattataacttaCTTTGGTGTAATATTGTTTTAGTGACTGACCtggaataagataaatatactgttaataaaataaactgcaCTTAATATAatcaagtaaaataatattgtttcattGCTATATAATACTTAGTGTTTATCCAGCAGTACCCATgccttatgatattaaatacttagaaacatgaaacataaaggaaaaagattgAACTTGCACTATATATGCCTTGAGAACATGTAGGATTCCATGACAGACCTTTTCAAACCATTTCCgtctaatttaataaattaacgacattcaattcatccattgaggtggggaattcacattaatgtagTTATGGGCTATACACTGGAGTTGACCAATCGAAAACCAAAACGTACAACTTAACTACTAAAtatagagaatatatatatcattcacaATATGTCAAATGTGTTGCTCGTCTATCTTTATCAATTATATCTAGTCAGACCTTTTCAATATGCACCTGGGCATGAGGTGTCGGCAAAACAACTCCTTACAAGATTGCATCAATGCCCTTATACTTGTGGgatatttcatatttccatcTCGACAAACACCAACCCGAcaattatagataaaatatatcagCACACAccatataacaattatatataaaggacCAGTTATAGTTAACAAAACGTTCTATTTGTTTAAACCAACATAATGTCATCAAAGGAAGCATGCAAGCAAACCTCAATATGAGTAATCCATCAATCACTTCCAAAATCCAACACCCAGATTTACATGTTGggtcttataaaaatattacaaccaAGTAGAATCCCATGCCAAACCACCCACTTGTCCCACTTCCCCTCCACTTCTTTTGCCACTTTTATCAAACCCCATATTCTTTAGCTTGTTTTATGAGGAAACTAAACAAATTTGATATATACACTTCATTCAACTATTAtaaagcaaaaacaataaaacagacAAGGCAAAAACTATATAAcaattggaaggaaaaaaacacTACATGCCCAGTTTCTCTAAGATGTATATGAGCAACTTTACATACAAAGATAGAGGAGCAGCACCCTTATAGCCTAGATATGAAGACTGCAGTTCTTAGGTCTTTGCAAGCATCCCCACTACTCACAGGCCGAATAATCTACAGTTCATATGCTtacttatacacatctagatcaAGACACACTCACATATGGTCAAGTAGAAATCAAATGTGAACCCATAAAGAAAAGCAATTGGTATAGGCCTAAACACGTATGCTTATTATGAGCACCttctacaaataaaaaattgaaaatctcatTCCCACAAAATTATAAAGTCACTAAAGATACTATATAACAAAGTGTAACACGAAATTATAAAGAAAGCGAAGTCCAAATTAGGTTGAAATTAGAGACACATAGGGGGTCGATTCCTTAGGGCTCtgtgaatggaaaaaaaatttatgcccTAATGCAACCAAATCATAGTAATGAAACACGAAAATAGTGAAAGAGAAACTCACTGGGGCTGGTGAGAAGAGGTTGCATTGGCAATCGGAAACCACTTTGCgaagacgagagagagagagagagagagagatggagaccAAAAATCTGAAATACAAGCTCACCGGCGTCGGCGAGATGGTGGTGACAATAGCACCGGAGTCGACAATTGCAGTCAAGAAcaacagagagtgagagaaagggGGGAAGTATCAGGAAAGGGGGGAAAGTTTTGGGAAGGGTGGGAAAAATAAGGCGCCCGCAGGGGAACATTAAAAGCACAATATTTCCAGCGCTTCCATGTCACCGCAAATAACAAGTAATTGGTCGCAATCAAGTCACATCTATTTTATGGTGGCAATGTGAATTTTTACGACGATAATCTACGTTGAAAAAAGTATCTACTGTGTCGATTATtcgatttgaagaaaaaataattgccGCTACAGTTCAAATTACCTATTGCGACAaaaaaaatcgccacaataagTCAGAAGTCGCCGCAAAATCAAATAGTGAACTTCAGATTACAAATTCGGGCTAGAATTCTGCGACGGCATGGAAATTGCTAAAATACtaattatttgcagcgattttagtTGCGGCGATATTAAAAACGCTAAAAATGAcacattttcttgtagtgggtaAAGCATGCATGGTCACAACAACGAATGAGCTATGAGATTATAACTTCCAGAATCAAACCGATTAGtccatactcaccgagaggggTGGCTAGGGAGGACGAAAGTGGCGGCTGAACTAGATCTTTGGTGTACAGCTTGGCTGAAGTGCACTGAcagcgagagagaaagagatagaatccaagagaaagagggagagcgAGTTACGGACCATGCAACGTGGGGGATGTAGTTTGACCATGGAGTCTTGCCCGTTATCTGTGGTGGGTCCACTTGAGGGTTCACTACTGGGTTACGGCGCACAGACGACAAGTGACCGTACGGCTAGCATGGAAGTTGTGTTTAACGGAACCATGCTCTTGGTGATGGGTTGTTGCGGTAGTTTGGTGATGGGCGACAGCGTGGTGGTTGAGCAATGACGGCGACTTGCAGTCATCTGGTGTGTAGGGGCAGTGACAGTAGAGAGATGAGGAGAGGGAAACTGAGAGGAACCGAACATAGAGGGGGAAAATGTTTGAGAGTGTGGGTGCTCTATTTTGGCTTGACAGAAACAGAGGTCCTTGTACGTGCGTTGAGCCGTGTGCCTGGGCTATTTCCATGATGGTCAATGGCGGAGGGAGAAGCTTCGGTTAGGGTATAAAGTAGGGGGCAGATGACACACGGTGGGGGAAAAGGCTATGGAGTAGTACGCTAGGACCTGGGTAGGCGGCTTCCATGAGATGGAGGTGGCGGTGCGAAGGAGCTTGCTGCGAACATACAAGGATGGAGGGTACGACTGTTCTTGTTGCAGGGGTTTACGTTCGCGTGGCCTGGGTAGTGGCTACCCTTTGGTGGTGCATGGGGTGGTGGACGGTCATGCGAGGATGCAAAGATGACTCCGTGAAATCAGCGTGTGCGGCTGAGCTAGTGGGTGTTGGGAGGTAGCGACGGGGAGGGTAGCAACTGTGTTTCGGCAGTCTCTCCATGCATGAGATGATAAGtgcttaaatttatataaaagggGCGAtacgaaaaccctagagaaatgagggagacgtgcgtgtgcatggagcggataaaaatacattagagaCGTGGAGGTTTAAGAAACCAGGGTGGAGCAAACTTCCGGAGTGCAaaaactaaaagtgaaaaaccGTCAGAATGATAAAATGTATGCGAAAAGATGAAGCTCACCTCAAATGACGTCGTGGCTGCGTGAAAAAAAgagggaaggaaaaaagaaagtccAAAGGGCCAGGGTGTTACAGTGACTCTGCAATGGCGTCATTAATGTTGTGTGTAGCCCtggtagtggtgccattaatgcggcgtagtttttttatttccttctccCATACAGTATCCTTCGTGATCAGTTGATATCCTTCATATCAGAGCATCGAGAGTTCCCCAAACATTACGCCTACTATACGAAAGAGCACTTGAGAACTGGAAGTGGACACTACTCAAGAGGACTTCAGATTGACGAGTCACATCCCCTACTGCACACTCCCCCCTGCAGGTTGGGTCTAGAGGACTCTACCTATGGGCCGGGTTGAAGATTTTGTTTGTCCTGGGCTGGGCCTTTGGTTCTCTTACTTTGTTTGAATCTTACAtttctttgtagccctcaccctaGCCTTACATCACAAGCTCaataaagacctattgatcccTGGTGATAGTTTATGTTCTACATTAATGGAGAGTCATTTGCAAAGGAAGCCAATGGAGtgtttagagatccattatttatttacttatttgcataaaaccatccggggagctaatgatgaagtgagaatgataggtatgcatgaatgtgaggatggataatgcggtggaattgagttttgaattaacttttggacttgattaatcttgaatgattcatttgaattataaactttaagtaatctttgaggcaataaattttatgaatcaaaccaatgcttgtttttattgttttctctttttctttgcaaGAGGGTGAGTAAAGCTTAAGTTTGGAGGTATttgataagttttatttttatgtgatttttattactcttttatttatgaaaattgtcagttttcatttaaaattattgattttattttatttctatatattttattggatttgaaggaatgaaaagaattagtgcaaaaggagagcattttggtacaaaagaagaaactatGGATCCAGACCAACGAGAGTCGACGAGATCAAAAGAGAGCCGAGGATATTTGGGCAAGAAGACTTACCCCTAGGTAGGCGAATAGTCTTTCCTTTTGGTAGGTGACGAGACCCAAGGGCGACCAAGATTGGGCAACTAGTTTGGGCAATGAAAGTTGAGTTTAAATGATCGCGaccagtctaaacgaccaacttaagcAACCAACGTAAatgacatcgtgggcaacaactagcaaAGGCGAGTAGCTTTACCACTCGGTAGGTTGGCGAGAGGGGTCTATCATCCCGATAGGAAGCCTTTCATCTCAATCAGGAACCTCAGTTATATTCAGCACAACAATGCTTGAACTATCTGTGTGAACTATCTGGATAACATTCAAACGATCTGGGTGATGTTTGAACTATCTTAATGTTGTTCGAACTATCTGTAACGACGTTCAAACTATCTTTGGTAGCGTTTGCACTTTCTTAGGTGATGTTTGAACTATCTTGGCTAATAAACGGTATCAATTAATATCTTttgtatttatgtattttgtttctctataaatttttaatttttaatttccttcCAATAGTATGTTTCAATAGTATGTTGCTTATTTTGGTCaagatatttaaatttaaaaattccaaATCATGATCATACATTTGAACATTAAGCAGAGACGTTCACACAATAGGGCATATTGTGCGCACTAGAAGAAATCACTTGAGCACGATAGATAAGATATGTTCGCCTTACGCTCGTTGCATTTGAATGTAATTCATTCAAAcaatatcaatttaattttaaaatattacgtTTGCACGTAAATCCCACATTAACTTTCGAATAAATTTCAATGTAAATTGTTTGCACTTacaaatatacgttcgaacttatAATATACTTTCACAAGTCAaatgatacattcgaacatattcaACTTTAAAACTATGACATATTATGGATGATTGAACGTAATTTTTATACTTGGGAAGGTTGTCCAAATAATATTCTGACGTCACTAATAATATCTTTGGTAACGGTTCAGTGACTGtcacaaattaattttaaaccAACACAAAAACTCAAATACGTTAATGTAGTAgtgaaattctatttgcaaatcTGAAATCAAACCATGAGACATTATATTCTATTGGACGATCGATACATATTCTCGTATGCAACTCATCACATGGTAGGCTTGGTAGCTTTATTTGCTCAACAAACACAAGCTTTAATGTAGAAAACCAAGTTCGATATATATTAGATACACCCTCTCTAGCTTTATTTTTCTCGTACAAGTATTATTAAAGTATTTAATCTCCAGACGGTAGTATTAGTGCATGTCTTGGAATCTTGAAGGTTGAATCCTTGATGCTCGTCTTGATTTCGCTAGTCAAGCCAGCCCCCATCAACCAATAGGTCATGCCCATTGACAAATCCAGAATCATCAGACGCAAGAAAGAGTACAGCATCCGCCACATGTCCCTGTTTCAGTGCAACTCCTTTTAAGCTTGAATGCGGCTCAAATGCCTTCTCCAACTGCTCTGCATCCATTCCAAATGCACTGCATGTCATTGGGGTTGCAACTGCACCGGGTGATACACAGTTCACCCTAATGCCATGCTCCCCTAGCTGCCTGCTTGCGCAACGAACAAGCCCAAGCACAGCATGCTTTGACATATAGTAATCGGTTTTTTGGGTTGCACCTCGGCTTGCTGCTATACTTGCGGTGCACACGATGGTCCCCCTCTCACCCCTTTCAACCATAGCACGTGCTGAATGCTTTACACATGCTGCCATGCCGCGCACATTGATCGCAAATAGATGGTCAAGGGCCGACAAGTCCAGGTCAAGTACGGTCTGATCCGACCTACCAAAGATCCCTGCATTACTAAACATGATGTCAAGCTGCCCATAGTTCTTGACCGTCCATTCTACCATGGCTTTGACCTGCTCTTCATCAGTAACATCACAATGGATGTATGTGGAATGGTTCAAGCCAATAGATTTGGCCACC
This genomic window contains:
- the LOC108996713 gene encoding (+)-cis,trans-nepetalactol synthase NEPS1-like, which codes for MAESTLCKKKLEGKVAIVTGGASGIGEATAHVFAKHGARMVVIADLQKELGQQVAKSIGLNHSTYIHCDVTDEEQVKAMVEWTVKNYGQLDIMFSNAGIFGRSDQTVLDLDLSALDHLFAINVRGMAACVKHSARAMVERGERGTIVCTASIAASRGATQKTDYYMSKHAVLGLVRCASRQLGEHGIRVNCVSPGAVATPMTCSAFGMDAEQLEKAFEPHSSLKGVALKQGHVADAVLFLASDDSGFVNGHDLLVDGGWLD